One genomic segment of Panicum virgatum strain AP13 chromosome 2N, P.virgatum_v5, whole genome shotgun sequence includes these proteins:
- the LOC120658789 gene encoding uncharacterized protein LOC120658789 — protein MTTAAGDSSDSDDHELPEKEPEFIIHIVDDHRPPAPPRQMHRPPAAVAHLPPAAVAHLPPAAYQLDGGGNDGPKECTCSFFIKLVHFLVVMIMAVLSATHAARLPEEYRTGGDRVLLLAAPIVIGVLACSWILLTFFDRELSPCLDV, from the exons ATGACGACAGCTGCCGGCGACTCATCCGACTCTGATGACCACGAGCTCCCCGAAAAAGAACCCGAGTTCATCATCCACATCGTGGACGATCACCGTCCGCCGGCCCCACCCCGCCAGATGCACAGGCCGCCGGCGGCTGTCGCCCACCTCCCGCCGGCGGCTGTCGCCCACCTCCCGCCGGCGGCTTAtcagctcgacggcggcggcaacgaTGGCCCCAAGGAGTGCACGTGTTCCTTCTTCATCAAG CTTGTCCACTTCCTTGTGGTGATGATCATGGCGGTGCTTTCGGCGACCCATGCTGCGCGCCTGCCGGAGGAGTACAGGACAGGCGGCGATCGTGTTCTATTACTTGCGGCCCCGATCGTCATTGGGGTTCTCGCCTGCTCGTGGATTCTGCTCACTTTCTTCGATAGAGAGTTGAGTCCTTGTTTAGATGTATAA
- the LOC120659429 gene encoding homeobox protein Hox-A13-like gives MGNVLGSRRVFVNNGDEESAVVFAFAEAAALGARSALMEAYRVEEAAAAAADPAAGDGAGGGGAAPAPLMVGGVLSISNAAYAAAEGADNAVRTLVRHLPPAHRRVLTEADLRQVQAAAAAGAAAGVQGAAFMAAMYAPAAAFPPALLHAPAPAIPPAVPVEPDVAPAGFPPPAANPQPQVNALNLDRVAAAGAAGAWKGCFASIGPYLLDPQ, from the exons ATGGGCAATGTCCTCGGGTCCCGGCGTGTCTTCGTCAACAATGGCGACGAGGAGAGTGCCGTTGTTTTCGCTTTTGCGGAGGCCGCGGCTCTGGGAGCGCGCAGCGCATTGATGGAGGCTTAccgggtggaggaggcggcggcggctgctgctgatcCTGCAGCTGGAGATGGAGCagggggaggaggcgcggcTCCAGCTCCGCTCATGGTGGGCGGCGTGCTGTCCATCTCCAACGCCGCGTACGCCGCGGCGGAAGGAGCGGACAATGCGGTCCGCACGCTGGTTCGCCATCTACCTCCAGCGCACCGGCGAGTACTTACGGAGGCCGACTTGAGGCaagtgcaggcggcggcggcggcgggagctgcCGCAGGGGTGCAGGGAGCGGCGTTCATGGCCGCCATGTATGCCCCGGCTGCCGCGTTCCCACCTGCTTTGCTGCATGCGCCGGCCCCCGCGATCCCACCCGCTGTGCCAGTCGAACCGGATGTGGCGCCCGCCGGTTTCCCGCCTCCCGCAGCAAACCCACAGCCGCAG GTAAACGCGCTTAACCTGGACAGggtagcagcagcaggagctgcTGGGGCATGGAAAGGGTGCTTCGCTTCTATCGGTCCATACCTTTTGGATCCTCA GTAA
- the LOC120659430 gene encoding zinc finger BED domain-containing protein RICESLEEPER 2-like, whose amino-acid sequence MSSLQLEASGTSESTDNSSSQTPNRRAPIWEYYEPELVRIDGALKAICKYCGTKLIANRKSGTNSLRTHIAEYCPKVPSDDRNRFVATMKKKPDGPFTFNKQRSRDLMIAWIVRADVAFNKFDDEGFEPWMESLQPTFSGIGRQTIRNDCVAKFERAKIELRSELQSLSSRICFTSDLWTSNQKLGYLYVTAHYIGPDFVLKKKIIAFKDVKYPHTGVAIEEAITTILTDYGIKEKMFTITLDNAANNKTACDLLQESGKQDMLFGGEHLLVRCCAHILNILVQDGMNVASAVIELIRDLIRNINSSPARIQNFNEIAQREGLAAKAGLVLDVPNRWNSTYAMIMEAAKYKTVLKRYATANQQPFPTESEFSIVESIGEFLGVYEETTRAFSADRYPTSHMFLDNVLCIHQTLRSPEWHKDQFITDLANAMDKKFDKYWNGNYNMLLPICIILDPRKKLDLLDFFYEKVCSNFIDIEISTNMVKEWLHKYFRKYEEVIRRNETNVVSQTAQSTNMVNRSPVLVLGKRRLEQEFAEYRNRRRGTRIEKSELDAYLEEPPVRPDERFEILTWWKTNSNKYPVLSAMARDFLAIPLSTVSSESAFSLSGQILSDNRSSMKSETLQALVCCKDWLYTYPTNEVS is encoded by the coding sequence ATGTCTTCTCTTCAGTTAGAGGCCTCTGGCACAAGTGAGAGCACTGATAATAGTTCGTCACAAACACCAAATAGAAGGGCACCAATCTGGGAGTATTATGAGCCGGAATTGGTCAGGATAGATGGTGCACTAAAAGCAATTTGCAAGTACTGTGGAACAAAGTTGATTGCAAACAGGAAATCTGGTACAAACAGCCTTAGAACTCACATTGCAGAGTACTGCCCCAAAGTCCCTAGTGATGATAGGAACAGATTTGTCGCTACAATGAAGAAAAAGCCAGATGGTCCATTCACCTTTAATAAGCAGAGAAGTCGCGACCTGATGATTGCATGGATTGTTAGAGCTGATGTAGCATTCAACAAGTTTGATGATGAAGGTTTTGAGCCTTGGATGGAGTCACTGCAACCCACTTTTAGCGGCATAGGGAGACAAACGATTCGTAATGATTGTGTTGCTAAGTTTGAGAGAGCAAAGATAGAATTACGAAGTGAACTTCAGAGTCTTAGCTCTCGCATATGCTTCACTTCGGATCTTTGGACATCAAACCAAAAGTTGGGATATCTTTATGTTACAGCCCACTATATTGGCCCTGATtttgttttgaagaaaaagataaTTGCATTTAAGGATGTGAAGTATCCACATACAGGTGTTGCTATTGAGGAAGCCATTACAACTATTCTGACAGACTATGGAATCAAAGAGAAGATGTTCACAATAACACTGGACAATGCAGCAAACAACAAGACAGCTTGCGATCTTCTACAAGAAAGCGGAAAGCAAGACATGTTATTTGGTGGTGAGCATCTTCTTGTTAGATGTTGTGCTCATATACTCAACATTCTTGTGCAAGACGGTATGAATGTTGCTAGTGCTGTGATAGAATTGATAAGAGACCTGATTAGGAACATTAACTCATCACCAGCGCGTATCCAGAATTTCAATGAGATAGCTCAAAGAGAAGGTCTTGCTGCAAAGGCTGGTTTAGTCCTTGATGTTCCAAATCGTTGGAACTCAACATATGCCATGATTATGGAGGCAGCAAAGTACAAGACCGTCTTGAAGCGATATGCCACAGCAAACCAGCAACCATTTCCAACCGAATCTGAGTTTAGTATAGTTGAGTCCATTGGTGAATTCCTTGGAGTTTATGAAGAAACTACCAGGGCGTTCTCAGCTGATAGATATCCAACATCCCACATGTTCCTGGATAATGTGCTTTGCATCCATCAAACTCTGAGAAGTCCAGAATGGCACAAGGATCAGTTTATCACTGATTTGGCAAATGCAATGGATAAGAAATTTGATAAGTATTGGAATGGAAATTACAATATGCTCCTTCCTATTTGCATCATACTtgatccaagaaagaaacttgaCCTCCTTGACTTCTTCTATGAGAAAGTGTGCAGCAACTTTATTGACATTGAAATTAGCACAAATATGGTTAAAGAGTGGCTTCACAAGTATTTTAGGAAGTATGAAGAGGTTATAAGAAGAAATGAAACAAATGTGGTGTCACAAACTGCACAGTCCACAAACATGGTGAACCGTTCTCCAGTGCTAGTGCTTGGAAAAAGAAGACTGGAACAAGAATTTGCTGAATACAGGAATCGGAGGAGAGGGACTAGGATTGAAAAATCAGAACTTGATGCATATCTAGAAGAGCCACCAGTGAGACCAGATGaaagatttgaaattttgactTGGTGGAAAACAAACTCCAACAAGTATCCTGTGCTGTCAGCAATGGCACGTGATTTTTTAGCAATTCCACTCAGCACTGTTTCGTCTGAATCTGCATTCAGCTTGAGCGGTCAGATTCTTAGTGACAATCGAAGCTCAATGAAATCAGAAACTCTTCAAGCTTTGGTCTGTTGCAAAGATTGGTTGTACACATATCCCACCAATGAAGTGAGTTAG